One segment of Dolichospermum sp. DET69 DNA contains the following:
- the trpB gene encoding tryptophan synthase subunit beta yields MTTTPLSLNFSQTAPVPDTLGRFGRFGGKYVPETLMPALAELETAYQQYRNEPGFQAELQGLLKDYVGRATPLYFAERLTAHYARPDGTGAQIYLKREDLNHTGAHKINNALGQVLLAKRMGKRRIIAETGAGQHGVATATVCARFGLECIIYMGVHDMERQSLNVFRMRLMGAEVRPVSAGTGTLKDATSEAIRDWVTNVETTHYILGSVAGPHPYPMMVRDFHAIIGEETRAQAMEKWGGLPDILIACVGGGSNAMGLFHEFVKEPSVRLIGVEAAGEGVNTGKHAATLTKGQVGVLHGSMSYLLQDEDGQVIEPHSISAGLDYPGVGPEHSYMKDIGRAEYYSVTDAEALEAFQRLSQLEGIIPALETSHAIAYLETLCPQLSGSPKIILNCSGRGDKDVQTAAKFLIH; encoded by the coding sequence GTGACAACTACTCCCCTTTCCCTTAATTTCTCACAAACTGCGCCCGTACCCGATACTCTAGGACGTTTTGGCCGCTTTGGTGGTAAGTACGTTCCTGAAACGTTGATGCCTGCTTTAGCTGAATTAGAAACAGCATATCAGCAATACCGCAATGAACCTGGTTTTCAAGCCGAATTGCAAGGTTTATTAAAAGATTACGTAGGACGCGCTACGCCTTTATACTTTGCTGAAAGATTGACTGCCCATTATGCCCGTCCAGATGGTACAGGAGCGCAAATTTACTTAAAGCGCGAAGATTTAAATCATACTGGCGCACATAAAATAAATAATGCTCTCGGTCAAGTATTATTAGCCAAACGCATGGGTAAACGGCGGATTATTGCCGAAACTGGTGCGGGACAACATGGCGTGGCGACGGCAACAGTTTGCGCTCGGTTTGGTTTGGAATGTATTATTTACATGGGTGTTCACGACATGGAACGCCAATCTTTAAACGTCTTCAGAATGCGGCTAATGGGGGCAGAAGTTCGCCCAGTGTCTGCTGGTACGGGAACTCTCAAAGATGCCACTTCTGAAGCCATCCGGGACTGGGTAACGAACGTAGAAACTACCCATTACATCCTCGGTTCTGTGGCTGGTCCCCATCCTTACCCAATGATGGTTCGGGATTTTCACGCTATAATTGGAGAAGAGACCCGCGCTCAAGCTATGGAAAAATGGGGCGGTTTACCAGATATTCTCATAGCTTGTGTGGGTGGTGGTTCTAATGCTATGGGACTATTTCACGAATTTGTCAAAGAACCATCTGTGCGGTTAATTGGGGTGGAAGCTGCTGGAGAAGGTGTAAATACTGGCAAACACGCGGCCACTCTCACAAAAGGACAGGTTGGTGTATTACATGGTTCCATGAGTTATCTTTTGCAAGATGAGGACGGACAAGTTATTGAACCCCATTCCATTAGTGCTGGGTTGGATTATCCTGGTGTGGGTCCTGAACACAGCTACATGAAAGATATTGGCCGGGCTGAATATTACAGTGTTACAGATGCTGAAGCTTTGGAGGCCTTCCAAAGACTTTCCCAGTTAGAGGGAATTATACCAGCTTTGGAAACTTCTCATGCGATCGCCTATTTAGAAACTCTCTGTCCTCAACTTTCCGGTAGTCCCAAAATTATCCTTAATTGTTCTGGACGAGGTGATAAAGATGTCCAAACAGCCGCTAAATTCTTAATTCACTAA
- a CDS encoding CAP domain-containing protein produces MLRQTAFGIALSTLVLASGYMTAANPDNSSAKQTGRYQRSSLVTSQAKISNLGFQNTNLEKSVFNQINQYRAKKGLKQLNLSEKISHQARTHSQDMATGKVPFSHQGFEQRVMAIPLKYSSAAENVAFNTGYSNPANEAVSGWLKSPGHLKNLQGKYNLTGVGVATNDKGEVYLTQIFLNASTAVRN; encoded by the coding sequence ATGTTACGACAAACTGCTTTTGGCATCGCTTTAAGTACGCTTGTCCTCGCTAGTGGCTATATGACTGCTGCGAACCCAGATAATAGTTCTGCTAAACAAACTGGCCGATATCAGCGTTCATCACTGGTGACAAGTCAAGCTAAAATATCTAATCTTGGTTTTCAAAATACTAATTTAGAAAAATCAGTTTTTAATCAAATTAATCAATATCGGGCAAAAAAAGGGCTAAAACAATTAAATTTAAGCGAAAAAATCAGTCACCAAGCCAGAACTCACAGCCAAGATATGGCTACTGGTAAAGTTCCTTTTAGTCATCAAGGATTTGAACAAAGAGTGATGGCAATTCCTCTTAAGTACAGTAGTGCGGCAGAAAACGTAGCTTTCAATACAGGATACAGTAATCCTGCTAATGAAGCGGTTTCTGGCTGGTTAAAAAGTCCTGGTCATCTCAAAAATCTTCAGGGTAAGTATAATTTAACTGGGGTTGGTGTGGCTACCAATGACAAGGGAGAAGTCTATTTAACGCAAATATTTTTGAACGCTAGTACCGCAGTCCGAAATTAA
- a CDS encoding translation initiation factor, translated as MANPKSDKGFVYQEFGNGSSPAMERAVERGIQDLPPNQQNVRIQATRAGRKGKTVTVITGFQTKLETLETLLKQLKAQCGTGGTVKENEIEVQGDHKQKILEILVKSGYKAKISGG; from the coding sequence ATGGCTAATCCCAAATCTGACAAAGGCTTTGTCTACCAAGAATTTGGTAACGGTAGTTCACCCGCAATGGAACGCGCTGTAGAACGCGGAATCCAAGACTTACCCCCCAATCAGCAAAATGTGCGAATTCAAGCTACTCGCGCTGGACGCAAAGGGAAAACTGTCACGGTTATTACTGGGTTTCAAACTAAACTAGAAACCCTAGAGACTTTATTGAAACAGTTAAAAGCCCAATGCGGTACAGGAGGGACTGTCAAAGAGAACGAAATTGAAGTTCAGGGAGACCACAAACAGAAGATTTTAGAGATTTTGGTAAAATCGGGTTACAAAGCCAAAATCAGCGGTGGTTGA
- a CDS encoding CAP domain-containing protein, which translates to MLKNLISATGAGLLVLLGGTMANSVPNSGTVSTPSYQVTQNTVDTATLEASVFQQINQYRASQNLPGLKRNSSIDNQARTHSQNMASGQVAFGHDGFSARVKATGIAYSGAAENVAYNQGSKDPATTAVQGWLKSSGHLTNIKGNYNLTGIGVASNSKGQIYFTQIFLRSR; encoded by the coding sequence ATGCTTAAAAATTTGATTTCCGCCACTGGTGCAGGTTTGTTGGTTTTATTGGGCGGTACAATGGCTAATTCAGTCCCTAATTCGGGAACTGTATCAACTCCTAGCTACCAGGTAACACAAAATACTGTTGATACTGCTACGTTAGAAGCATCAGTTTTTCAGCAAATAAATCAATACAGGGCTTCTCAAAACTTACCTGGACTGAAGCGCAATAGTAGTATTGACAATCAAGCTAGAACTCACAGTCAAAACATGGCTAGTGGTCAAGTTGCTTTTGGCCATGACGGATTCTCAGCCCGAGTTAAGGCCACCGGTATTGCTTACAGTGGAGCGGCGGAAAATGTGGCTTACAATCAGGGTTCTAAAGACCCAGCTACTACTGCTGTTCAAGGCTGGTTGAAGAGTTCAGGACATTTAACCAATATCAAAGGTAATTATAACCTGACTGGAATTGGTGTGGCGAGTAATAGCAAAGGACAAATTTATTTTACACAAATTTTCCTGCGTTCAAGATAA
- a CDS encoding alcohol dehydrogenase catalytic domain-containing protein: MQGLWLENNKLQLRTDIPIPEAPQGEALVRVLRAGICNTDLELIKGYYPYTGIIGHEFVGVVEQGPKELINHRVVGEINAACGYCRFCRRGQPTHCENRTVLGIVNRNGAFAEYLSLPIENLHLVPENVSTEAATFTEPIAAALEIQEQVKICENDRVLVVGDGKLGQLIAQTLALTGCELLIVGRHKDKLVNLAARGIKTGLADSVTDRYFDISVDCTGNPEGFTTARRALRPRGTLILKSTYAGNLSLDASSLVVDEITLIGSRCGPFVPALELLATGKVDVQSLIHGNYSLSQGLEAFEKAQTKGVLKVLLEMN, encoded by the coding sequence ATGCAAGGACTTTGGCTAGAAAATAACAAATTACAATTACGGACTGATATTCCTATTCCTGAAGCACCGCAGGGAGAGGCTTTAGTGCGGGTTTTACGAGCGGGAATTTGCAATACTGATTTGGAATTAATTAAAGGTTATTATCCCTATACTGGCATTATTGGCCATGAATTTGTTGGTGTTGTGGAACAAGGTCCAAAAGAGTTAATTAATCACCGAGTTGTTGGTGAAATTAATGCTGCTTGTGGTTATTGTCGTTTTTGTCGGCGAGGACAACCAACTCATTGCGAAAATCGCACTGTTTTAGGTATTGTTAACCGTAATGGTGCATTTGCAGAATATTTATCTTTACCTATTGAAAATTTGCATCTTGTCCCGGAAAATGTATCTACAGAAGCTGCAACTTTTACTGAACCTATCGCAGCAGCTTTAGAAATTCAAGAACAGGTAAAAATATGTGAAAATGACCGAGTGTTAGTAGTTGGAGATGGTAAATTAGGACAGTTAATAGCACAAACTTTAGCTTTAACTGGTTGTGAATTATTAATAGTTGGAAGACATAAAGATAAGTTAGTGAATTTAGCAGCGAGGGGAATTAAAACTGGTTTAGCTGATAGTGTCACTGATAGATATTTTGATATCTCTGTTGATTGTACAGGAAATCCTGAAGGTTTTACTACTGCACGTCGGGCTTTACGTCCTCGTGGGACATTAATTTTAAAAAGCACTTATGCGGGAAATCTCAGTTTAGATGCTTCTTCTTTAGTGGTAGATGAAATTACTTTAATTGGTTCTCGTTGTGGTCCCTTCGTTCCAGCGTTGGAGTTATTAGCAACGGGTAAGGTAGATGTCCAATCTTTAATTCATGGTAATTATTCTCTTTCTCAAGGTTTGGAGGCTTTTGAGAAAGCGCAAACTAAGGGAGTTTTGAAGGTGTTGTTGGAGATGAATTAG
- a CDS encoding GNAT family N-acetyltransferase: MNKNNSIKIESINDESPYLQAVIDLWSPNRSRLGLFPKDAFIERAIKRQILVAIEAESKCIGYLLYRNSYDRITIVHLCIDPSYKKQGISDLLVDELKKITKERYSGIGLSCRHDYGLQSMWSRLNFVAQYEKPGNSKARKELVYWWFDHGHTNLLSSIFTQKLESKLCAVIDRHIFLLLCQNENKENEAAKLLLSDWLKSELELCITGQINNYIISISDSKERNNLLKLSQNFTSLPPCNNHSLEMIKEKLKEFFINKKVFIDDIDVPHLARAIASDSHVFITNEQDLLEIADEIYQNFRLSILTPNELIRQLDELRNKPDYQPVRLSGTSLEKIPIKKGQEELLTKHFVCDSQQENISTFRQNLRRFISQTDKFECYIVAEQEELPIALFVYSKNNNNELEIPLLRVSNNPLSATLARHIIFKSILLSANENRQFTRITDPYLEEAVIKAIQEDNFIRVNNGWLKINLAVAETASELSVRFNDIGSCLSQEYNFCMKIAESLNSESLIKDIKASADFEKFLFPAKILDSEINNFIIPIQPRWAQDLFDEYLAQQILLLGQKKELAFNREAVYYKSATNSGGLNAPGRILWYVSEDKYNSYCGISSIRACSFIDEVIIGKPKELYQRFQRLGVYKLDDIMKIPQDKNGDIIAIRFSNTELFKYPVPLKKVQAVLNKKSTFQSACKIQNSHFPTLYNLGVLNIK, encoded by the coding sequence ATGAATAAAAACAATAGCATAAAAATAGAATCAATAAATGATGAATCTCCTTATTTACAGGCTGTAATAGATTTATGGAGTCCTAACCGTTCAAGGCTTGGATTATTTCCTAAAGATGCTTTTATAGAACGTGCTATCAAGCGTCAAATACTTGTAGCTATTGAAGCAGAATCCAAATGTATTGGTTATTTACTATATCGTAATTCCTATGATCGAATTACAATTGTTCATCTTTGTATAGATCCCTCATATAAAAAACAAGGTATTAGCGATTTATTGGTTGATGAACTCAAAAAAATTACTAAAGAAAGATATAGCGGTATTGGGTTAAGCTGTCGTCATGATTATGGACTGCAATCTATGTGGTCAAGGCTAAATTTTGTTGCTCAATATGAAAAACCAGGTAATAGTAAAGCTCGAAAAGAACTTGTATATTGGTGGTTCGATCATGGACATACTAATCTGTTATCCTCAATTTTTACCCAAAAACTAGAATCAAAACTTTGTGCCGTAATTGATAGACATATTTTTTTACTTTTGTGTCAAAATGAAAATAAAGAAAATGAAGCAGCAAAATTACTTTTAAGCGATTGGCTTAAGTCAGAATTAGAATTATGTATAACTGGTCAAATCAATAATTATATTATTTCAATTAGTGATAGCAAAGAAAGAAATAATCTATTAAAACTATCTCAAAACTTTACGTCTTTACCACCATGCAACAATCATAGCTTAGAAATGATAAAAGAAAAATTAAAGGAGTTTTTTATAAATAAAAAAGTATTTATAGATGATATTGATGTACCTCATTTAGCCAGAGCCATAGCATCAGATTCTCATGTTTTTATAACCAATGAACAGGATTTATTAGAAATTGCAGATGAAATATATCAAAATTTCAGACTTTCTATATTAACTCCTAATGAACTCATACGACAACTAGATGAACTGCGTAATAAACCTGATTATCAGCCTGTACGCTTGTCAGGAACTTCGTTAGAAAAAATACCAATTAAAAAAGGACAGGAAGAATTATTAACTAAACATTTTGTGTGTGATAGTCAGCAAGAAAATATATCTACATTTCGACAAAACTTAAGAAGATTTATTTCGCAAACAGATAAATTTGAGTGTTATATAGTTGCAGAGCAAGAAGAATTACCTATTGCTTTATTTGTTTATAGTAAAAATAACAATAATGAATTAGAAATCCCACTTTTAAGAGTAAGTAACAACCCTCTATCAGCTACATTAGCAAGACATATAATTTTTAAATCAATATTACTTTCTGCTAATGAAAATCGACAATTTACTAGAATTACTGATCCATATTTAGAAGAAGCAGTAATTAAAGCTATTCAGGAAGATAACTTTATTCGAGTTAATAATGGATGGTTAAAGATAAATTTAGCAGTTGCGGAAACTGCATCAGAGTTATCGGTACGCTTTAATGATATAGGTTCTTGTTTAAGTCAAGAATATAACTTTTGTATGAAAATTGCTGAAAGTCTTAATTCAGAATCCTTAATTAAGGATATTAAAGCATCAGCAGATTTTGAAAAATTCCTTTTTCCAGCAAAAATTCTTGATTCTGAAATAAATAATTTTATTATTCCTATTCAACCTAGATGGGCGCAGGATTTATTTGATGAATATTTAGCTCAACAAATATTACTATTAGGACAAAAAAAAGAACTTGCATTTAACCGTGAAGCTGTATACTATAAATCTGCCACAAATTCAGGAGGATTAAATGCTCCTGGTAGAATTCTCTGGTATGTAAGTGAAGATAAGTACAATTCATACTGTGGAATAAGTTCTATTAGAGCTTGCTCATTTATTGATGAAGTCATCATTGGTAAGCCTAAAGAGCTTTATCAACGTTTTCAAAGATTAGGAGTGTATAAGTTAGATGATATTATGAAGATACCTCAAGATAAAAATGGTGATATAATAGCAATTCGTTTTAGCAATACAGAGTTATTTAAATATCCTGTTCCATTAAAAAAAGTTCAAGCGGTATTAAATAAAAAATCAACTTTTCAGTCGGCTTGTAAAATCCAAAATTCTCATTTCCCAACGTTATATAATTTAGGTGTTTTAAATATAAAGTGA
- a CDS encoding ASCH domain-containing protein, with product MIMFENILMLSIKPKYAAMILSGEKKVELRRVRTRLKHGDLVLVYVSSPIKALVATFQVDNIVQSEIKAIPKDLNDFWTSIENIAGISCNEYKTYYNNASTIVAIFIKNLKELHNPIELETLRAKIPRFQPPQSYRYLKHSEIQLFESLIQDISVISSTKK from the coding sequence ATGATTATGTTTGAGAATATATTAATGTTATCAATTAAACCTAAATATGCAGCAATGATTTTGTCTGGAGAGAAAAAAGTAGAACTACGTCGTGTTCGTACTCGCTTAAAACATGGTGATTTGGTTTTAGTATATGTTTCATCTCCTATCAAGGCTTTAGTTGCTACATTTCAGGTAGATAACATTGTTCAAAGTGAAATTAAAGCAATACCAAAAGACCTAAATGATTTTTGGACTAGTATTGAAAATATAGCTGGAATTAGTTGTAATGAATATAAAACATATTACAATAATGCTTCAACAATTGTTGCTATTTTTATTAAAAATCTAAAAGAGCTACATAATCCGATAGAACTGGAAACTCTGAGAGCCAAAATTCCCAGATTTCAACCGCCACAAAGTTATCGTTATTTAAAACATAGTGAAATTCAATTATTTGAGTCTTTAATTCAAGATATCTCTGTAATCTCTTCTACCAAGAAATAA
- a CDS encoding ribonuclease D, with protein MTLQDFQVCEQDLSDVILSEYLKSPAIAVDTETMGLLPQRDRLCLIQLCNPQGQVTAIRISRGQTVAPNLQVLMEAANITKVFHFARFDVATLKHNLDIVVQPIFCTKIASKLARTYTNRHGLKDVVLELEKVELDKSSQCSDWGNASSLSDAQLNYAANDVRYLLSVQEKLTTMLQREERWQVAQECFQALPTIVTLDLLQFKDLFEH; from the coding sequence ATGACATTACAAGATTTTCAGGTTTGCGAACAGGATTTAAGTGATGTTATCCTTTCTGAGTATTTAAAATCTCCTGCTATTGCTGTTGATACGGAAACAATGGGACTTTTACCTCAGCGAGATCGTTTGTGTCTAATTCAACTCTGTAACCCGCAAGGACAAGTTACGGCTATTCGCATTTCTAGGGGACAAACGGTAGCGCCAAATTTGCAAGTTCTCATGGAAGCAGCCAATATTACCAAGGTTTTTCACTTTGCTAGATTTGATGTTGCTACTTTAAAACACAATTTAGATATTGTTGTCCAGCCAATTTTTTGTACTAAAATCGCTAGTAAGTTAGCCCGTACTTATACAAATCGTCACGGTCTAAAAGATGTGGTTTTAGAATTAGAAAAGGTGGAGTTAGATAAAAGTTCTCAATGTTCTGATTGGGGTAATGCGAGTAGTTTATCTGATGCACAATTAAATTATGCGGCTAATGATGTCCGTTATTTGTTAAGTGTACAAGAAAAACTCACAACTATGTTACAACGGGAAGAACGTTGGCAAGTTGCTCAAGAATGTTTTCAAGCTTTACCGACAATAGTTACTTTAGATTTATTACAATTTAAAGATTTATTTGAACATTAA
- a CDS encoding inositol monophosphatase family protein, with product MNDFWNTILDFAETTTIRVGKQLMQDFGKVQASQKADGSLVTKSDKWADQEIRDAIVSTFSGYGILSEESEQTFPNTEWCWVIDPLDGTTNFTRGIPIWSISLGLLYRGTPIFGYVYAPPLNQAFHGFWAGSSGLTTPTGAFLNNHPIHTSKDTPSKNHFFNLCSRSTDIIQPGFPCKIRMLGVASYNFLAVANGAVLGGIEATPKVWDIAGAWVIVQAAGGTWVSLDSESFPLSPGMDYSDRSFPTMVVSNSDLVPIFTPFLKTVKF from the coding sequence ATGAATGATTTTTGGAATACTATTTTAGACTTTGCAGAAACTACTACTATCAGAGTAGGGAAACAATTAATGCAGGATTTTGGCAAAGTCCAAGCTTCACAAAAAGCTGATGGTAGCTTGGTAACAAAATCAGATAAATGGGCAGATCAAGAAATTCGAGATGCCATTGTTTCCACTTTCTCAGGTTACGGCATTTTGAGCGAAGAAAGTGAGCAAACTTTTCCGAATACAGAATGGTGTTGGGTGATTGATCCTTTGGATGGTACAACCAACTTTACCAGAGGAATTCCAATTTGGTCTATCTCTCTGGGCTTACTTTATCGAGGAACGCCTATTTTTGGCTATGTTTACGCTCCACCATTGAATCAGGCATTTCACGGATTTTGGGCGGGTTCATCAGGCTTAACAACGCCAACAGGAGCATTTTTAAATAATCACCCTATTCATACAAGTAAAGATACTCCGAGCAAAAACCACTTTTTTAATCTTTGTTCTCGCAGTACGGATATTATTCAACCGGGTTTTCCTTGTAAAATTCGGATGTTAGGAGTTGCTAGTTATAATTTTCTCGCAGTCGCAAATGGTGCGGTTTTGGGAGGAATTGAAGCTACTCCCAAGGTATGGGATATTGCAGGTGCTTGGGTAATTGTCCAAGCTGCTGGAGGAACATGGGTATCGCTGGATTCTGAATCTTTTCCATTATCGCCGGGAATGGATTATAGCGATCGCTCTTTTCCCACAATGGTTGTTAGTAATTCAGATTTAGTTCCGATCTTTACACCATTTCTAAAAACTGTAAAGTTTTAA
- a CDS encoding restriction endonuclease, translating into MNSVNLKIIELTEYQPQFFPHDEISKEVEIILCEKYKTQVDLDSPSYKTGNQWKLTAKGYIGYIPLNSDLALKINPKVPIKNLFGMLEYAYNLKSFRFLEGLMNCESIEDFYNHLAYVLADKIIERCRKGLYRTYVPKTEQLAYVRGRLNIQQIIKKPWNVKLQCEYEEHTADIIDNQILFWTLFHIGHSGFCTEKVSLIVRKAYHAIQGMVSLQPCSSEDCIDRIYHRLNEDYHLLHQFCRFFLDNTSPNHEKGKNTTLPFLVNMARLYEIFVAEWLKENLPQNFTLKTQERINIGEKIYFKTDVILYDKTDSKPKYILDTKYKNPKHSSSEDIAQVVTYAVSKSCPETVLVYPTELNHSLDKYIGKIRVRNLTFSLDDKIEDAGNKFLTKLFS; encoded by the coding sequence ATGAACTCAGTAAATTTAAAAATCATTGAATTAACCGAATATCAACCTCAATTTTTTCCTCATGATGAAATTTCCAAAGAAGTTGAAATTATATTATGTGAAAAATACAAAACCCAGGTAGATTTAGATTCTCCTAGTTACAAAACTGGTAATCAATGGAAACTAACTGCTAAAGGATATATCGGGTATATTCCTTTAAATTCTGATTTAGCTTTGAAAATAAATCCGAAAGTCCCAATTAAAAATTTATTTGGAATGTTGGAATATGCGTATAATTTAAAAAGTTTTAGATTTCTTGAAGGCTTAATGAATTGTGAATCTATAGAAGATTTTTACAATCACCTCGCTTATGTTTTAGCAGATAAAATAATAGAACGCTGTCGTAAAGGATTATATCGGACTTATGTACCCAAAACTGAGCAGTTGGCTTATGTGCGCGGAAGGTTAAATATTCAACAGATAATTAAAAAACCTTGGAATGTAAAATTACAATGTGAATATGAAGAACACACGGCTGATATTATAGATAACCAAATTTTATTTTGGACGCTTTTTCATATTGGACATAGTGGTTTTTGTACAGAAAAAGTATCATTGATAGTGAGAAAAGCTTATCATGCAATTCAAGGAATGGTATCATTACAACCTTGTAGTTCAGAAGATTGTATTGATAGAATTTATCACCGTTTAAATGAAGATTATCATCTTCTACATCAATTTTGCCGATTCTTTTTAGATAACACTAGCCCAAATCATGAAAAGGGTAAAAATACAACTTTACCATTTTTAGTAAATATGGCACGTCTTTATGAAATATTTGTTGCAGAATGGCTAAAGGAAAATTTACCCCAAAATTTCACCTTAAAAACTCAAGAGAGAATCAATATAGGAGAAAAAATATATTTTAAAACTGACGTAATTTTATATGACAAAACAGATTCAAAACCTAAATATATTCTTGATACTAAATATAAAAACCCCAAACATTCTTCTTCTGAAGATATAGCCCAAGTAGTAACTTATGCAGTTTCTAAAAGTTGTCCAGAAACAGTATTAGTCTATCCAACAGAATTAAATCATTCCCTTGATAAATATATTGGAAAAATCAGAGTTCGCAACCTCACCTTTTCTCTTGATGATAAAATTGAAGATGCAGGAAATAAATTTTTAACAAAACTATTTTCTTAA
- a CDS encoding AAA family ATPase, producing the protein MLNHKSEFTQLFYEFINSYPYTADGISHINSYTQQRQEAYRNFETITAAADKSENITELVLLQLLPHSNTSNNRQKGAWIHIAPAITKDIKEWFEGANWTKSEDWDKIALAILNFVRCCNAIPNELLSHCMQFSQLLYSKGFQMGMLTPILNALQPNKFLLINNKSRRVINYFANTNYGNKLTDYPEINDIGCNLIQELAQDMHQVGIPALRDDDLFDMFCHWLIAIKKYDFLDQNQQSITKVDTNIKFNPKYSLSDISQEICFAETTIERWIRAINRKKQAIFYGSPGTGKTFIAEKLAKHLISEGDGFSELVQFHPAYTYEDFIQGIRPQSEDGKLTYPVVPGRFLEFCKKAEVLQDTCVLIIDEINRANLAQVFGELMYLLEYRNQEIPLAGGNRFRIPENVRIIGTMNTADRSIAQIDHALRRRFAFIELRPNYDVLIKYHLNTNLAVMDLINILKQLNQAINDKNYEIGISFFLTPNLREDIEDIWKMEIEPYLEEYFFNNLEKVDEFRWDKIEKQII; encoded by the coding sequence ATGCTAAATCATAAATCTGAATTTACACAATTATTTTATGAATTTATAAATTCCTATCCCTATACAGCAGATGGGATAAGCCATATCAATTCATATACTCAGCAACGTCAAGAAGCTTATCGTAATTTTGAGACAATTACAGCAGCAGCAGATAAAAGTGAAAATATAACAGAATTAGTATTATTACAACTTTTACCTCATAGTAATACAAGCAATAATCGTCAAAAAGGTGCTTGGATTCATATTGCTCCAGCTATTACCAAAGATATCAAAGAATGGTTTGAGGGAGCAAACTGGACTAAAAGTGAAGACTGGGATAAAATTGCTCTTGCTATTTTAAATTTTGTGCGTTGCTGTAATGCTATTCCAAATGAATTATTAAGTCACTGTATGCAGTTTTCACAATTGCTTTATTCTAAAGGTTTTCAAATGGGAATGCTAACTCCTATCCTGAACGCACTACAACCGAATAAATTTTTATTGATAAATAACAAATCACGAAGAGTTATTAATTATTTTGCTAATACAAACTATGGTAACAAACTTACAGATTATCCAGAAATTAATGATATAGGATGTAATCTGATTCAAGAATTAGCTCAAGATATGCACCAGGTTGGTATACCAGCTTTACGAGATGATGATTTATTCGATATGTTCTGTCATTGGCTAATAGCTATCAAAAAATATGACTTTCTAGATCAAAATCAACAAAGTATTACTAAAGTGGACACAAATATTAAATTTAATCCTAAATATAGTTTATCTGATATCAGTCAAGAAATCTGTTTTGCAGAGACAACAATAGAACGTTGGATACGCGCAATTAATCGCAAAAAACAAGCTATATTCTACGGTTCACCCGGAACAGGTAAAACCTTCATAGCTGAAAAACTCGCAAAACACCTAATCAGTGAAGGTGACGGTTTCTCAGAATTAGTCCAATTTCATCCAGCATACACTTATGAAGATTTTATTCAAGGTATTCGTCCTCAAAGTGAAGATGGTAAATTAACATATCCAGTTGTTCCAGGAAGGTTTTTAGAATTTTGCAAAAAAGCAGAAGTTCTTCAAGATACTTGTGTTCTCATTATTGATGAAATCAACCGCGCTAATTTAGCTCAGGTTTTTGGTGAATTAATGTATTTACTAGAATACCGTAATCAAGAAATTCCCCTCGCTGGTGGTAATAGATTTCGTATTCCCGAAAATGTCCGTATTATTGGAACAATGAACACAGCAGATAGGTCTATTGCACAAATAGATCATGCTTTACGTCGTCGTTTTGCATTTATTGAACTCCGTCCTAATTATGATGTGTTAATAAAATATCACCTAAATACAAATTTAGCAGTTATGGATTTAATTAATATTTTAAAACAATTAAATCAAGCCATTAATGATAAAAACTATGAAATTGGTATTTCTTTCTTTTTGACTCCTAATCTACGAGAAGATATTGAAGATATTTGGAAAATGGAAATTGAACCATATTTAGAAGAATACTTTTTTAACAACCTAGAAAAAGTAGATGAGTTTCGTTGGGACAAAATCGAGAAACAGATAATATGA
- a CDS encoding DUF2281 domain-containing protein gives MTIAEQIYALVKTLPQDQAEEILTFAEFIHSKHLNTNQVVNDYTNQLSWTELVYSLAGTWKEDFSSLEEIRAGSGLDIADWY, from the coding sequence ATGACTATTGCTGAACAGATTTACGCACTTGTCAAAACTCTTCCCCAAGATCAAGCTGAGGAAATTCTAACCTTTGCTGAATTTATCCATAGTAAACACTTAAATACTAACCAAGTTGTGAATGATTATACAAACCAATTGTCTTGGACAGAACTCGTTTATTCACTTGCTGGAACTTGGAAAGAAGACTTTTCTAGTTTAGAAGAAATTCGTGCGGGTTCGGGACTAGATATCGCTGACTGGTATTGA